The stretch of DNA AAAGCATTTGAATAGGAATTTTTTTTACATGTAGAACACATATTGAATAAACACTCGAAAATTGGGAAGCATTAAATGGATTGCTTCAATGTTAAATGTGTAACTTTACTTAGGTTAAggaatacattttaataacaaaattatttgtaattaGGGGACCTTAGCCTttagctgtggctgccacattggCTGCTTGTTGAGCAATGCCCAGTCCCTGGATGGTGGCATCCCTAGTGTGCTGGCCCACTCGTTCCTGTCAATAATGTTATGGTTTAgattataaaaaaattgtatattatgCAAGCGTCTTACTATTTTCTTGCCAATTTTCTTTAGCCAACCGGCATCCGACTGTCCCACCCCGATGGCCAGGATAATGGCAACGAAGAAGAAGATCGTGTAGAAGTTCATGATGAAATTTTCGAAATATATTTCTTGCGTTGTAAAAAGCAAGATGCGCTGATGGATATGTTGTCTTTGGAGTTAACTGAACGTCTGATGTTCTTTCCAGTCAATCTACTGATCTTATATAGGGCGCTCCGTCATGCCGTCAGCTCCAAGCGATGCGGTGCTGATAAGGTGCGAACGGGGGTTTGTCTAGCAAAAAAGTACACGAGACCGAATCGGATCGGAATCACCGtcgatatgtacatacatacctatgtacatacatgtgtacataagtacatagcTGTGGCGATATGCAATTTTTCTGTTATTCATTTCTAGATAAAACtggaaaaggggaaaaatgGCCGGGAATTCAAATGCTAGTTCAAACCAATTAGATAAAGAGGATAGAGATAGAggtgtatacatacatatgtacatttgtagaTGTATTTACAATTATTCCAAACAATTAGATACAGGAGCTTATTAAGCTCCAAGAGTGTTTCCGAGCTATAAACCACAgttataaacatacatatgtgtatgtatttagaaTATAAATAACccatatattttatggttaAAAATACAGGAGAATCACTTTTGctgaatttttttgtttagatgGGAAAAGGGATAggtctacatatgtatgtatgtatgtacatacattttgatCGATTTTACTGATTAGCCAGCTTTTctgtatatactcgtatgttcATATGAATAcaatttgtgtatgtatgtacttgttGTTATTTTGGTAGATCGCCCGTGTGTGActtaaattgtatatttattatgaACAGTGCTGTTATGAAATAGTTTAAGTTTCAGACTTTGGAAACATTCCAAGAAAAGGAAGTCGTGAAAATCAgacaatcttgtggagaattgattgatacaTCGGATAAagttatagttttagcgctgaaactcctaactagctattaatatcaaatagaagaTCAAACTCGAGGAATAATGCTTGTATAATATACAATGTACATGTAAGTGTGAACgtttattattgtttattatttatttattgtatatttctgTGCTCAATATCGAACCGCAAAAATATGGATAGAGAGGAGAATAtcttgttctctctctgctgacctaatcctctctttggcatgtGAACGCAATGTTTGGCAAGCAGGTAAAAGGGGCGAACTTTTCCAAGCCCCACCTCTTTCGCACCTGTTGAAACGATCCCTAATGGTGCATGCGAGAGCGTCTGGCaagagaggatttccctggaAAATTTCCTTCGGTGTAATTTACCTGGCGCCACTGGAAATTTTGTGACGTGTTTACCTGTTGTCGACACCTCCCTTGCTTTGTTAAGATAGTTTGAAAGCCCGCTAATATAGCTAAATTCCACTAATGAACAATGAACatctaaatataaaataaaatatattaatattgacTATAGAAAATATATGGTTTatggtatttatttatttattaatgagtgaagggtataaaagttgtgacgcgtaagaagcgtttcACGagcgtcccttctcgttgcgTTTGTGtttgaagacgcacgcaaaacggtaCCCCGAAATACATTCgcattggtacgaatcactgtaatatgcatgtacataagtgAGCGGCACCGCCGCGCCGTTTTTACGTTTGTGtttgaagacgcacgcaaaacggtaCCCCAAAATACATtcgtattggtacgaatcactgtaacatccgtgtacgtgagcggcagcgccgCGGCAGAGCCTTGTCCCATGCACTATAGATAGATAATAGATaaggccgtgccgagccctggtctGGAGGGAACTGTGCAATCTATCTGTCCCAAAAGCGATGGTGTAAAGATCCACTAGTTTTAGCCTAAATCGGTCAGAGTCTGTCAGAGTCCCTTTCAGTAAAACAATAGAATTTCTTTATCGCTTTTGTTGTGCGCgccatttttcaaaatattcaatgttATCAGTTAATATACATGtcttttttaataatttacatgcatttacatactgtagaGAAAGCTCCATTGCTTCCAGAAGGgcgattttaatgaaaaattcacatacaaatttgtaaaatataaggtcataaggtatacaaacTAATAAAAATGAGTCCTTACAATACGTCAAATTGCTCCTTTAAACGGATTAAACTATTATTCAagtggtgaaagtctttgcaagctagtaatatgaaatagaacatcaaaatcgtgGAATGgcatttaagactacggtatatttacggtatattttgaagattcaatggtatattttgctATATTTACGAGGcccggtatattttatcgataatttcgcggtcacactgttgcTCCGCTTCTAGggctgtcaaatatttaaaaaaaatcaaatcgatgatatatttttcttggaaaaaatatcaaaattatatGATATGTATCTATGCAAGAATATCGATATACTTGAAATAAATAGTTCCCATTAAAGGCGGGTATCCAGCATCACAAAGAAATCTagccaaattgaaattcaaagtGAAAATACAAGAGTATTAATagtaaataattaatttattaagttcagtaaaatgatttaattttcaagGAGAAGTACTTTTTTGACTTCGACAATTTATTTCGACTCTCTTTCACGTTTTTGCGCACAGTTGTTGACTCCATTTCGCAAACTACACTCCAGAAATAATTGTCTACCTTGTGTACAAGCTGTTCTCTCAGTCCACACACGCATTttgtatcgatatatcgacAAGAATCTGTGGATTTTGTCAACGTTGCTGGATAATCAAGAaactcatcgtcgtgcgaccatccaatatcgcgtcagcgattaaataccaaaaaaaaaaaatcaagaaacaaaaagtctaaccaacaatttttggcggtttttttatatgaagtttggcaggaattttttgtttttgtggggctGGATACCCGCCTCTAGGTACCaaacataaaatatcaaaaaatatcgcaacaaaatatcacgatataaatatatttttattttgctaagatatcgatatattgatttttttgatatattttgaCAGTCCTATCGTCAACTTCCTTTTCCGTCAAAATAGTCGACAAAGGTGgtaacattttgttttaaaaaccaacgaaaaaagggaaaatttGCAAGATACGCAACGCAGTGTCTCAAAATAATGAGACGAAAAAGTAGCCTACGGAATTCTGCGGGgagataaaacaaaaagcgagtgAAATTGTCTGAAAATGTAGCCGATGCACGGCGAtgagaaaaatcaattgagaGGACTGAAGCGGCTTTTCGTATACTGCGTTGCGAGGATGCGAATGTTTGAATTGTTTACTCATTGAGTTTGCATGGTGTCCATTTGCAGATGGCTATCGGCTCCAAGATTATTAAGCCCGGCGGCGCGGACCCCGATGATTTCGAGAAGTCGATTGCCCAGGCTCTGGTTGAGCTTGAGGCCAACAGCGACCTGAAGCCCTACCTGCGCGATTTGCACATCACCCGTGCGCGCGAGATTGAGTTTGGCAGCAAGAAGGTGAGTTCATGGATATTTTTGATGTGTTACTGTGGCTCACTTGTTTTCGTCTGCAGGCCGTCATCATCTACGTGCCCATTCCCCAGCAGAAGGTGTTCCAGAAGATCCAAATCATTCTGGTCCGCGAGTTGGAGAAGAAGTTTTCCGGCAAGCATGTCGTAGTCATTGGAGAGCGCAAGATTCTGCCCAAGCCCACACGCAAGGCACGCAATCCCCTGAAACAAAAGCGTCCACGCTCTCGTACCCTTACGGCTGTGTACGATGCCATTCTGGAGGATCTGGTCTTCCCTGCCGAGATCGTTGGAAAGCGCATCCGCGTCAAGCTGGACGGCTCCCAGCTGGTTAAGGTGCACTTGGACAAGAACCAACAGACCACCATCGAACACAAAGTGAGTTTAAAGTCAAGAAGAAGAGGTCTTAATACTATCAGTGCTATTTTGTGATCCATGTGGTACCATTACATCTTCGTCCCCGTGTTTTTTGCAACGCGTTTTTCAAGCGTTGTGATCGTCAAAGGGGACGCATATCACCAAGTGCCAATAACTCGTTATTGTATGCCATAGACGCGTTTGCAGGCTTGCATCTCCATATATTGGCGACACCTTGATACCCTCTACCGTTCTTGTGTTATTCGCTGGGCTTGCCTTCTTGTCCAGCGATTGTCAAACAGAACGAACATTAATCCTATGCAACTACTCACTCCACAATGATTAGCCGACAATAGCCCAGGCTGCATCATTACTAAATGTTTGCGACATGTTTATAACTCTACCGTGTCAACTAGTTCCTTAGATCAACCGTTCTTGTGTTATTCGCTGGACTCGCCTTCTAGTCCAGTGATTGTCAAACGGAACGTACAGTAAACTCAAAAGCATCTACACACTCCACAATGGAAAGCCGACTATAACCAAGGCTTCATCATTACTAAATGTTTGCTACAGAATATCTGCCCATGGACTGTCCACCGTTCTTGTGTTATTCGCTGAATGCACATCTTAGCCCAGTGATTGTCAAACAGAACGCACATTGAAGACCAGTTATCTACTTTCACTCCACAGTGTTGTGTCCATTATGTCCAGGACTACTACATTACTATTAACATGCcacaacaccacacacaatgCTCACTGATTACCGCCCATTTGCCTCCCGAGCACCGTTTTATTCCTGGTGCCTTGGGACTTCCTATATTGGCGGAAGAGTAATCCAGCCTTTCGTGCGTATTCCTTCGATGCAGTATATCCTGCCGCAGCGAGGAGCACGTTGACTGGACAATTAATTAAGTAACCCCATTATGAATAAAACTAATCTGGAATCTATTCTCCTGCTTCCTCCAGGTTGATACGTTCACATCGGTCTACAAGAAGCTGACTGG from Drosophila subobscura isolate 14011-0131.10 chromosome O, UCBerk_Dsub_1.0, whole genome shotgun sequence encodes:
- the LOC117897281 gene encoding cecropin-A2 isoform X1; its protein translation is MNFYTIFFFVAIILAIGVGQSDAGWLKKIGKKIERVGQHTRDATIQGLGIAQQAANVAATAKG
- the LOC117897281 gene encoding cecropin-A1 isoform X2, whose translation is MNFYTIFFFVAIILAIGVGQSDAGWLKKIGKKIERVGQHTEMPPFKLWELLNMPPM
- the LOC117897280 gene encoding 40S ribosomal protein S7 — encoded protein: MAIGSKIIKPGGADPDDFEKSIAQALVELEANSDLKPYLRDLHITRAREIEFGSKKAVIIYVPIPQQKVFQKIQIILVRELEKKFSGKHVVVIGERKILPKPTRKARNPLKQKRPRSRTLTAVYDAILEDLVFPAEIVGKRIRVKLDGSQLVKVHLDKNQQTTIEHKVDTFTSVYKKLTGRDVTFEFPDNYLNV